The Canis aureus isolate CA01 chromosome 9, VMU_Caureus_v.1.0, whole genome shotgun sequence genome has a segment encoding these proteins:
- the LOC144320687 gene encoding 10 kDa heat shock protein, mitochondrial, translated as MAGQAFRKFLPLFDRVLVERSAAETVTKGGIMLPEKSQGKVLQATVVAVGSGSKGKGGEIQPVSVKVGDKVLLPEYGGTKVVLDDKDYFLFRDGDILGKYVD; from the coding sequence ATGGCAGGGCAGGCGTTTAGGAAGTTTCTTCCCCTCTTTGACCGGGTTTTAGTCGAAAGGAGTGCAGCTGAAACTGTAACCAAAGGAGGTATCATGCTACCAGAAAAATCTCAAGGGAAAGTGTTGCAAGCAACAGTAGTGGCTGTTGGATCGGGTTCCAAAGGAAAGGGTGGAGAGATTCAACCAGTTAGTGTGAAAGTTGGAGATAAAGTTCTTCTCCCAGAATATGGAGGCACCAAAGTAGTCCTAGATGACAAGGATTATTTCTTATTTAGAGATGGTGACATTCTCGGAAAGTATGTGGACTGA